In the genome of Arabidopsis thaliana chromosome 4, partial sequence, the window tcatctagtaacaaataaaaaaggagagagaaggaaaatgaaCAGAATGAGCAATACAGTGATAGGATTCTTGAATATCCTAACACTAATTTCCTCCATAGTTCTATTAGGATCAGCTCTATGGATGGGTAGGAGCAAAACGACATGCGAGCATTTTCTTCAGAAGCCACTTTTGATCTTAGGCCTAGCTATCTTGATCTTGTCAGTAGCTGGTCTAGTCGGTGCATGTTGTGACGTGGCTTGGGTCTTGTGGGTGTACCTCTTCTTCATGGTCTTCATCATAGTCGCACTCATGGGTTTGACCTTGTTTGGATTCATAGTGACTAGCCATAGTGGTGGTGTGGTTGTCGATGGTAGGGTTTATAAAGAGTTTAAGCTTGAAGCATATCACCCTTGGCTTAAGACAAGGGTGGTAGATACTAATTATTGGGTTACTATAAAGACTTGTCTCTTGGGCTCAGTCACTTGTTCCAAGCTCGCTCTTTGGACTCCTCTTGATTATCTCCAAAAAGACTTATCTCCTCTTCAGGTACTCGTTATAATCattccaatttttttcataatcagTAAAATTAGTAAACTAGCTAGTCATTTAGAGATTTGTAACATAAAAATAAGCTAGTGCTAAACATTACATGCTAATAATAATTCGAGTAATTGAAATATTCTGATATTTGGAAACAGTCTGGATGCTGCAAACCACCGACGTCGTGCGTTTACAACACGGACACGGTGATACAACAAGACCCTGATTGTTACCGGTGGAACAACGCAGCGACGGTGCTCTGCTATGATTGTGACACGTGTAGAGCTGGCGTTTTAGAGACTGTACGTCGCGATTGGCACAAACTCTCTCTAGTGAACGtcattgttgttattttcCTCATAGCTGTTTACTGTGTTGGCTGTTGCGCGTTTAAAAACGCCAAACGCCCTCAACATTACGGCTTCCCTTATGGACGTTACGGCATGTCCAAATCCAGACCTGGATGGGAACAGTCCTGGTGAGATTAACTGCTTAGagaattacaatattttttttcattgaatATACGTTTATAggtttgttctcttttctaatgcaacaattatttttattattttcgcGGCATGTAGGTCAAGGTGGTGGCATGGGAGAGATCGGTATtagtgaaaaatatttatgttaatGTTTTCGAATATCACGGTTCAACTTTTTGGTTtccaatatataattattgattttgaacagaacataaattttttataatgaaatttCTAattcgagaaaaaaaaatttagtcacTTCCGATCCACAAAATCTGAgttaagaaattgaaaaaaaagagctaaatgttttatgtttatggaacattattttaaatgttattttagGTAGTCAAATGGGTTATCTTTGGGCCAGACATTAGTCATTGAGGAGGCCCACAAAGGTATAGAACTAGAGTAACGAAGCCTTGCCTTGAAGGCAATAATCGCTT includes:
- the TET5 gene encoding tetraspanin5 (tetraspanin5 (TET5); INVOLVED IN: aging; LOCATED IN: endomembrane system, integral to membrane; EXPRESSED IN: 10 plant structures; EXPRESSED DURING: LP.06 six leaves visible, 4 anthesis, petal differentiation and expansion stage, LP.08 eight leaves visible; CONTAINS InterPro DOMAIN/s: Tetraspanin (InterPro:IPR018499); BEST Arabidopsis thaliana protein match is: tetraspanin6 (TAIR:AT3G12090.1); Has 435 Blast hits to 433 proteins in 25 species: Archae - 0; Bacteria - 0; Metazoa - 36; Fungi - 0; Plants - 389; Viruses - 0; Other Eukaryotes - 10 (source: NCBI BLink).), with the translated sequence MNRMSNTVIGFLNILTLISSIVLLGSALWMGRSKTTCEHFLQKPLLILGLAILILSVAGLVGACCDVAWVLWVYLFFMVFIIVALMGLTLFGFIVTSHSGGVVVDGRVYKEFKLEAYHPWLKTRVVDTNYWVTIKTCLLGSVTCSKLALWTPLDYLQKDLSPLQSGCCKPPTSCVYNTDTVIQQDPDCYRWNNAATVLCYDCDTCRAGVLETVRRDWHKLSLVNVIVVIFLIAVYCVGCCAFKNAKRPQHYGFPYGRYGMSKSRPGWEQSWSRWWHGRDRY